One genomic window of Phoenix dactylifera cultivar Barhee BC4 chromosome 6, palm_55x_up_171113_PBpolish2nd_filt_p, whole genome shotgun sequence includes the following:
- the LOC103703738 gene encoding isoflavone reductase-like protein, protein MAGEKSRILIIGGTGYLGKFVVGASARSGHPTFALVRNTAPSDPAKAQLLETFKNSGVTILKGDLNDHGSLVEAIKQVDVVISTVGPPQAIEQLKIIAAIKEVGTIKRFLPSEFGLDVDRIHKVEPATSVFQLKAQIRRVIEAEGIPYTIVCSNCFAGYFLPTLAQPEPPKDKVVILGDGNPKAIFVCEEDIAAYTIKAVDDPRTLNKILYVQPPANIYSFNELVSLWERKTGKTLEKIYLPEEEVLKKIQESPFPFNILLAVNYLVFVKGDTANIEIEPSIGVDASELYPDVKYTSVQEYLNRVIQ, encoded by the exons ATGGCAGGGGAGAAGAGCAGGATTCTGATCATCGGAGGGACTGGGTACCTCGGTAAGTTCGTCGTCGGAGCTAGCGCGCGGTCCGGTCACCCCACCTTCGCCCTGGTGAGAAATACCGCCCCCTCCGACCCAGCCAAGGCCCAACTCTTGGAGACTTTCAAGAACTCCGGCGTCACCATCCTCAAA GGGGATTTAAATGACCACGGGAGCTTGGTGGAGGCCATTAAACAAGTGGACGTCGTAATCTCAACGGTCGGCCCACCGCAGGCGATTGAGCAGCTTAAGATCATTGCTGCCATTAAAGAAGTCGGAACGAttaag AGGTTCTTGCCCTCCGAGTTTGGTTTAGACGTCGACCGCATACACAAAGTGGAGCCGGCGACGTCGGTGTTCCAACTCAAGGCTCAGATTCGGCGGGTCATTGAGGCGGAAGGGATCCCTTACACCATCGTGTGCAGCAACTGCTTCGCCGGATACTTTCTTCCAACACTAGCTCAGCCAGAGCCTCCAAAAGACAAAGTTGTAATATTAGGCGACGGAAATCCGAAAG CTATTTTCGTTTGTGAAGAAGATATCGCCGCATATACCATCAAAGCTGTAGATGACCCAAGGACTTTGAACAAGATTTTGTACGTGCAACCTCCTGCCAACATCTACTCCTTTAACGAGCTTGTCTCCCTCTGGGAAAGGAAGACCGGCAAGACATTGGAGAAGATTTACCTTCCGGAAGAAGAGGTCTTGAAGAAGATCCAGG AGTCTCCATTCCCATTCAACATTCTGCTGGCAGTCAACTACTTGGTGTTTGTGAAAGGAGACACTGCTAACATTGAAATTGAACCATCAATTGGTGTGGATGCTTCTGAGCTCTATCCTGATGTCAAATACACCAGCGTTCAAGAGTATCTTAACCGTGTTATCCAGTGA